In the Bacteroidota bacterium genome, GAATCCACTTATTTGACAAAATATACTCTCAGTTGCCTAAATGCGCCTCAAATTATTTCGGTTACTCCAGCCTCACGCTGTGGTGCGGGAACGGTTACCCTTTCGGTGAGTGCAAATTCGGGTACACCAAATTGGTACTCCACTGCCGGCAGTTCGACAGTTTTGTTTTCAGGAACAAGTTTTACTACACCTAGCTTAAGTGCTACTAAGACATATTATGTTACCGTTCCGTCGGGCGCTTGCACAGCAGGAAGAACACCGGTAACCGCTACCATTAATACCATACCTACGGTAACCACAGGAGGACTTTATTACAGATGCGACCCTGGCACAGGAACAATTAATGCACTTGCAAGTGCAGGTGTGATAAATTGGTATGATGCTCCTACCGGTGGCAATTTACTGCATACCGGAAATAGCTATTCTATTCCCTTTACAAGTGTTACAACCAATTTTTATTTGGATGCTACGGATAATGGGTGTACAACAGCTACGCGAAAAGTGCATACTTTTCAAATAATCCGAACTCCCATTTTACTAAGTCATGTTGATGGAAGTGGCTGTGCCAACTCTCAAATTTTATTGAGTGCTTCTGTCGATTCTGGTAATGTGCAATGGCAAACCTCCAATGGGACCTGGCTATGGAGTAATCCGGTATATGCGGTTACAATAAGCACTACAACTACCTATTATGTGGTAGGAATAAATAGTGGTTGCAGCACTGCACCGGTTGCTGTTACCGCTACTGTGGTTGCAACACCAAGCATATCGAGCACCACCCCCGCAACAACATGCGATGCCGGAGTGCTCACGTTAACTGCTGTTCCAAGCCCTTCTAATGCTGTTATTAAATGGTATGACCAAGCAATTTTTGGAACTTCATTATATACTGGTAACAATTTTACCACTCCTTTGCTAAACAATACAACAACCTATTATGCCGAAGTGAGTCGAAACGGATGTACTAATTCCACGCGAAGTGCTGTGCAAGCAACCATTAATCCGCTACCAAATGTGAGTGTAACAAGCGCCGGAAGTACTATTTCTGCAGCGCTTTCAGGTGCTAGCTATCAATGGTTGAACTGCAGCAATAATCTTTCTATTTCGGGTGCTACTTCGCAAAATTATACGGCAACTGCCAATGGAAATTATGCGGTGAAGGTTACACAAAATGGATGTAGCGACACTTCTAGTTGTATTGCAATTACATCGGTTGGAATAGCCGATCTAACCAATTTGACGGAGTTAGTTCTTTATCCAAATCCAACGACCCGACAAATAAGCATACAATGTCCATTATCGCTTTTGGGCGAAAGTTATTGTATTACAAATGCACTTGGCGAAACTATACTTGCAGGTAAATTTGATGCGCTACGCACTTACGTGGATATGGAAGTTGCTCCCGGAATTTACTTTATCAAATTAAGCAAATCGCAAATATCACTTGGTAAAATTGTGAGGATGTAAATTGAATTTTGTAATTGAATTTTGGCTTTAATTTTAAGGATAAAAAGATATTTAACCACTAAGGACTCAAGGGGATTTTATTTTTATTGATAGACTTGTGCCCTTTGTGCCTACTTTGTGTGCTTTGTGGTTTAATCCCAATTTGTTGCCCAACGCTAAAATTTGCAAGCGTACTTTTTCTCTACTTAACTAAATTTATTTTCCACTGATAACATTTGTTTTGCAAGTGCCATTTATTTTGCAATATATTTGGCGCGATGCAAAGGATAAAAAATCCGCTCACCTTTATTTTTATTACAGTTTTGATCGATTGCATCGGCATTCGAATTGTGTATCCCGTTGCTGCTACATTGATTTCGGAAGTGGGACATATGGACGTGAACAAGGCTGTAACTTACAGCGGTTGGATGATGGCTGCTTACGCCATTATGCAGTTTATTTTTTCGCCCATACTTGGCAGCTTGAGTGATACATTTGGGCGTAGACCCATACTCCTAATCTCCCTATTAGGCCTTGGTGTGAACTATATTTTTCTGGCAATAGCCAACACACTAACGCTGCTTTTTATAGGTAGAATTATTGCCGGAATTTGCGGCTCCAGTTTAACTACAGCCTACGCCTATGTTGCCGATAAAAGCCCGCTTGAAAAAAGAGCGCAACACTTTGGAGTGCTCGGCGCTGCATTTGGATTAGGTTTTATTATTGGGCCATTTTTGGGAGGCGTATTAAGTGAATGGGGAACCCGAGTACCATTTGTTGCTGCCGCTATACTTTCCTTTCTGAATTTTTTGTATGGATTTTTTATTTTACCGGAATCACTTCCCGCGGAAAGCAGAAGAAGTTTTTCATTTAAACGTGCAAATCCAATAGGTGCTTTTCTAAAATTTCGCAACCACGAAAATGCAAAACCGCTTTTACTTTCTTTGTTTTTTTTATTTCTTGGAGTACAGGTAATGCCTGCCATTTGGCCTTTTTACACCAAATATGTTTTTCATTGGAGTGATTTATCCATTGGCTATTCCTTAGCTTTTGTAGGAGTGATGGTGGCTGGAGTAAAAAGCTTTTTAATAAAACAAGCACAGCTACGGTTAGGCGAAAAAAAATCAGTCATCACAGGCTTCGTATTTTATTTTGTTGGGATGCTGGTTTTCTCTATTGCCAATGAAGCTTGGATGCTGTATGTTATACTTTTATTTTACTGCTTGGGCGGCATTGCATCACCTACCTTGCAAGCAATCCTTTGCACAAAAATTCCTGCTAATGAACAAGGAGAATTGCAAGGTGTGATTTCGTCTATCATGAGTTTATGCAACATCTTATCTCCTTTGCTTATGAGTAACCTTTTTTATTTTTTCACGAAACAAAATACTCCTATTTATTTTCCGGGTGCTCCGTTTCTTGCCGCTGCCGTATCTATTTTAATTGCAATATTGTTTTTCATTTTCTCATTCAAATCCAATTTTAGCATTTTTGAAAATAAACAGGTAAATAAATATGGTCGGCATTTTCAATAAATTAAACTTTGAATTTTGCACAATAAGCAATAAAAAAATGAATTTTTCTTGCACTTAAAAACTTCCAACTTATCCTACTCGGAAAAAA is a window encoding:
- a CDS encoding TCR/Tet family MFS transporter, which gives rise to MQRIKNPLTFIFITVLIDCIGIRIVYPVAATLISEVGHMDVNKAVTYSGWMMAAYAIMQFIFSPILGSLSDTFGRRPILLISLLGLGVNYIFLAIANTLTLLFIGRIIAGICGSSLTTAYAYVADKSPLEKRAQHFGVLGAAFGLGFIIGPFLGGVLSEWGTRVPFVAAAILSFLNFLYGFFILPESLPAESRRSFSFKRANPIGAFLKFRNHENAKPLLLSLFFLFLGVQVMPAIWPFYTKYVFHWSDLSIGYSLAFVGVMVAGVKSFLIKQAQLRLGEKKSVITGFVFYFVGMLVFSIANEAWMLYVILLFYCLGGIASPTLQAILCTKIPANEQGELQGVISSIMSLCNILSPLLMSNLFYFFTKQNTPIYFPGAPFLAAAVSILIAILFFIFSFKSNFSIFENKQVNKYGRHFQ